From the Primulina tabacum isolate GXHZ01 chromosome 15, ASM2559414v2, whole genome shotgun sequence genome, one window contains:
- the LOC142526593 gene encoding protein CASPARIAN STRIP INTEGRITY FACTOR 1-like, with translation MKIILIKKISLLLLLLSAALFSTSLAGRLRKSGESKKVSTTDDEEMKSWGQLRKERILKVKTNDYGIYDPAPALVKPPFKLIPHNRHYLYKSPPFNIKLII, from the exons atgaaaatcaTTCTTATCAAGAAAATCAgcctcctcctcctccttcTATCTGCAGCTCTCTTTTCGACTTCGTTAGCAG GGCGACTGCGTAAATCAGGGGAGTCGAAGAAAGTGAGCACGACAGATGATGAG GAAATGAAATCATGGGGGCAACTACGCAAAGAGAGAATTCTTAAAGTGAAAACAAACGACTATGGCATATACGATCCGGCTCCCGCACTCGTCAAGCCTCCTTTCAAACTCATTCCCCATAATCGTcattatttatataaatcaCCCCCTTTTAATATTAAACtcatcatataa